In a single window of the Nocardioides massiliensis genome:
- the lysA gene encoding diaminopimelate decarboxylase, translated as MRAHEAGWAHAEGARGPTWLQVPADVNDLVAHLWSSTARKVDGVLEVGGVPMTDLVAEHGSPAYVLDEVDFRQRAAAFRDAFADYDVYYAGKAFLCTTVARWVAEEGLRLDVCSAGELTVALAAGFEPAFIGYHGNNKTGAELARAVEAGVGRIVVDSFLEVERVAEIAARTGRRVGVMVRVTAGVEAHTHEYIATAHEDQKFGFSITSGDALEAVRRVQAAAPEGDGGGLLLLGLHSHIGSQIFDSSGFEVAARRVLALHATVARELGVQMPEMDLGGGFGIAYTTQDDPSTPQRLAEEMSAIVAYECRALDLPVPRLSIEPGRAIVGPAMCTVYAVGTVKPVALDGGARRTYVSVDGGMSDNIRTALYDADYSCTLASRSSHATPILSRVVGKHCEAGDIVVKDEFLPGDIAPGDLVAVPGTGAYCRSMASNYNHALRPPVVAVRDGVARVVVRRETEDDLLRTDVGWTGPSQGTDADAAGPAVAAG; from the coding sequence ATGCGTGCACATGAGGCCGGTTGGGCCCACGCCGAGGGCGCTCGTGGCCCGACGTGGCTGCAGGTGCCGGCGGACGTCAACGACCTGGTCGCGCACCTGTGGTCGTCCACCGCCCGCAAGGTCGACGGGGTCCTCGAGGTCGGGGGCGTCCCGATGACCGACCTGGTCGCGGAGCACGGGTCGCCGGCGTACGTCCTCGACGAGGTGGACTTCCGCCAGCGCGCCGCCGCCTTCCGCGACGCGTTCGCCGACTACGACGTCTACTACGCCGGCAAGGCGTTCCTCTGCACCACCGTCGCGCGCTGGGTGGCGGAGGAGGGGCTGCGTCTCGACGTCTGCTCGGCCGGAGAGCTCACGGTGGCACTGGCGGCGGGCTTCGAGCCAGCGTTCATCGGCTACCACGGCAACAACAAGACCGGCGCGGAGCTCGCCCGGGCCGTGGAGGCCGGGGTCGGGCGGATCGTCGTGGACTCCTTCCTGGAGGTCGAGCGGGTGGCGGAGATCGCCGCCCGGACCGGCCGTCGGGTGGGGGTGATGGTGCGCGTGACCGCCGGGGTGGAGGCGCACACGCACGAATACATCGCGACCGCGCACGAGGACCAGAAGTTCGGCTTCTCCATCACCAGCGGTGACGCCCTCGAGGCCGTACGCCGCGTGCAGGCGGCCGCGCCCGAGGGTGACGGCGGCGGGCTACTGCTGCTCGGTCTGCACTCGCACATCGGCTCGCAGATCTTCGACTCCTCGGGGTTCGAGGTCGCTGCGCGACGCGTGCTCGCGCTGCACGCGACCGTCGCGCGCGAGCTCGGCGTACAGATGCCCGAGATGGACCTCGGGGGTGGCTTCGGCATCGCCTACACCACCCAGGACGACCCGAGCACCCCGCAGCGGCTGGCCGAGGAGATGTCGGCGATCGTCGCCTACGAGTGCCGCGCACTCGACCTGCCGGTCCCGCGGCTGTCGATCGAGCCCGGTCGGGCGATCGTCGGGCCGGCGATGTGCACGGTCTACGCCGTCGGCACGGTGAAGCCGGTGGCGCTCGACGGCGGCGCCCGCCGCACCTACGTGTCGGTCGACGGCGGCATGAGCGACAACATCCGCACCGCGCTCTACGACGCCGACTACAGCTGCACGCTGGCCAGCCGTTCGTCCCACGCGACCCCGATCCTGTCGCGGGTCGTCGGCAAGCACTGCGAGGCCGGCGACATCGTGGTCAAGGACGAGTTCCTGCCCGGAGACATCGCTCCCGGCGACCTGGTCGCCGTGCCGGGGACCGGCGCCTACTGCCGCTCGATGGCCAGCAACTACAACCACGCGCTGCGGCCGCCGGTCGTCGCCGTCCGCGACGGGGTGGCGCGGGTCGTCGTACGCCGCGAGACCGAGGACGACCTCCTGCGCACCGACGTCGGCTGGACCGGTCCATCTCAGGGGACGGACGCGGACGCCGCCGGACCTGCGGTCGCGGCCGGGTGA
- the argS gene encoding arginine--tRNA ligase yields the protein MTPDQLATAVRDVLTGLVADGAIALDAADVPQDVTIERPRQKGHGDYATNVALQLAKKAGTNPRELAATLAERLAEQAGVGGVEVAGPGFLNITVDAGAQGQVAAQVVRAGERYGANDAFAGERINLEFVSANPTGPIHLGGVRWAAVGDALGRIFTASGAQVTREYYFNDHGSQIDRFSSSLLASARGEAVPEDGYGGQYIHDIAAAIVAQRPDAPGLPDAEAQEVFRALGVEMMFAEIKQSLHDFGVDFDVYFHEDDLHRSGAVGRAVDRLRELGNVYEQDGAVWLATERFGDDKDRVIIKSDGQGAYLSGDLAYYLDKRERGFDRCLIMLGADHHGYVGRMMAMCAAFGDQPGTNLEILIGQMVNLVRDGEPMRMSKRAGTVVTIDDIVGALGVDAARYVLARYSSDSNIDIDLDLWTKASNDNPVYYVQYAHARVASLLRNAADLGLTADDQVDTSTLVHEKEGELLRALAEFPRVVAAAAELREPHRVARYLEETAGIYHRFYDNCRVLPMGDEEAGDLHRARLLLVAATRVVLANGLHLLGVSAPERM from the coding sequence GTGACCCCTGACCAGCTCGCCACCGCTGTCCGCGACGTCCTGACCGGACTCGTCGCCGACGGTGCCATCGCCCTCGACGCCGCCGACGTACCCCAGGACGTCACGATCGAGCGACCCCGCCAGAAGGGTCACGGCGACTACGCGACCAACGTCGCGCTGCAGCTGGCGAAGAAGGCCGGCACCAACCCGCGCGAGCTCGCTGCGACGCTCGCCGAGCGGCTCGCGGAGCAGGCGGGGGTCGGTGGCGTCGAGGTCGCCGGTCCGGGCTTCCTCAACATCACCGTCGATGCCGGCGCGCAGGGCCAGGTCGCCGCGCAGGTCGTCCGCGCAGGGGAGCGGTACGGCGCCAACGACGCGTTCGCCGGCGAGCGGATCAACCTCGAGTTCGTCTCCGCGAACCCGACCGGGCCGATCCATCTCGGCGGCGTCCGATGGGCGGCCGTGGGCGACGCGCTGGGCCGGATCTTCACGGCCTCGGGCGCGCAGGTCACTCGCGAGTACTACTTCAACGACCACGGCTCGCAGATCGACCGGTTCAGCTCCTCGCTCCTGGCCAGCGCCCGCGGCGAGGCCGTGCCCGAGGACGGCTACGGCGGGCAGTACATCCACGACATCGCCGCGGCCATCGTCGCGCAGCGCCCGGACGCGCCGGGCCTGCCCGACGCCGAGGCGCAGGAGGTCTTCCGCGCGCTCGGCGTCGAGATGATGTTCGCCGAGATCAAGCAGAGCCTCCACGACTTCGGCGTCGACTTCGACGTCTACTTCCACGAGGACGACCTCCACAGGAGCGGCGCCGTCGGCCGTGCCGTCGACCGGCTGCGCGAGCTCGGCAACGTCTACGAGCAGGACGGGGCGGTCTGGCTCGCCACCGAGCGCTTCGGCGACGACAAGGACCGGGTGATCATCAAGTCCGACGGGCAGGGCGCCTACCTCTCGGGCGACCTGGCCTACTACCTCGACAAGCGCGAGCGCGGGTTCGACCGCTGTCTGATCATGCTCGGTGCCGACCACCACGGGTACGTCGGCCGGATGATGGCGATGTGCGCGGCGTTCGGCGACCAGCCGGGCACGAACCTCGAGATCCTCATCGGCCAGATGGTCAACCTGGTCCGCGACGGCGAGCCCATGCGGATGTCGAAGCGCGCCGGCACCGTCGTGACGATCGACGACATCGTCGGAGCGCTCGGGGTGGACGCCGCGCGCTACGTGCTCGCGCGCTACAGCTCCGACTCCAACATCGACATCGACCTCGACCTGTGGACCAAGGCGTCGAACGACAACCCGGTCTACTACGTGCAGTACGCCCACGCCCGGGTCGCGTCCCTGCTGCGCAACGCCGCCGACCTCGGTCTGACCGCTGACGACCAGGTCGACACCAGCACGCTCGTCCACGAGAAGGAGGGCGAGCTGCTACGTGCCCTCGCGGAGTTCCCGCGGGTGGTGGCCGCGGCCGCCGAGCTACGCGAGCCGCACCGGGTCGCGCGCTACCTCGAGGAGACCGCGGGGATCTACCACCGCTTCTACGACAACTGCCGGGTGCTGCCGATGGGTGATGAGGAGGCGGGCGACCTGCACCGCGCGCGGCTGCTGCTGGTCGCCGCGACCCGCGTCGTCCTCGCCAACGGACTGCACCTGCTCGGCGTCTCGGCGCCCGAGCGGATGTGA
- a CDS encoding LCP family protein, producing the protein MRKVLLRWLPLGLVLALVGTTVPDSAYVEPPAALVRVASDDGRAQGIGRDPAVTWILAIGSDARPGQPVLRSRADAIQLVGLNARTGHAAALGIPRDSYVDIPGHGRNRVNAALTFGGPELMARTVAGMTGLRPDYVMVTSFGGFERMVDAIGGITVNSQYAFSDVVRPRGYRVGKNRLNGLQAHVFARLRKPFPRGDFDRSANQQRAMFGILREIRSKVDRPGFMERGTLAAIRNLSTNLGPIEAFRLAHAVGQVRPARVRACVLRGGTGMAGAASVVFPDLGQARRFARKAGRDARLEGGCG; encoded by the coding sequence ATGAGGAAGGTCCTGCTGCGCTGGCTTCCGCTCGGTCTGGTGCTGGCGCTCGTCGGCACCACCGTGCCGGACTCGGCGTACGTCGAGCCGCCCGCCGCCCTGGTGCGGGTCGCGTCCGACGACGGCCGGGCCCAGGGGATCGGCCGCGATCCGGCGGTCACCTGGATCCTCGCGATCGGCTCCGACGCGCGTCCGGGCCAGCCGGTCCTGCGCAGCCGTGCCGACGCGATCCAGCTGGTCGGCCTCAACGCCCGGACCGGGCACGCGGCCGCGCTCGGCATCCCGCGCGACTCCTACGTCGACATCCCCGGCCACGGCCGCAACCGGGTCAACGCCGCCCTCACGTTCGGCGGGCCGGAGCTGATGGCTCGCACCGTGGCGGGCATGACCGGGTTGCGCCCCGACTACGTGATGGTGACCAGCTTCGGCGGCTTCGAGCGCATGGTCGACGCCATCGGCGGCATCACGGTCAACTCGCAGTACGCGTTCTCCGACGTCGTCCGGCCGCGCGGCTACCGGGTCGGGAAGAACCGGCTCAACGGTCTGCAGGCCCACGTGTTCGCCCGGCTCCGCAAGCCGTTCCCCCGCGGGGACTTCGACCGTTCGGCCAACCAGCAGCGGGCGATGTTCGGGATCCTGCGGGAGATCCGGAGCAAGGTGGACCGGCCCGGCTTCATGGAGCGCGGCACCCTCGCGGCGATCCGCAACCTGTCGACCAACCTCGGTCCGATCGAGGCCTTCCGGCTGGCGCACGCCGTCGGTCAGGTCCGGCCGGCCCGCGTGCGCGCCTGCGTGCTGCGCGGCGGCACCGGCATGGCCGGAGCGGCGAGCGTGGTGTTCCCGGACCTGGGACAGGCGCGGCGCTTCGCGCGGAAGGCGGGTCGGGACGCGCGCCTGGAGGGCGGCTGCGGCTGA
- a CDS encoding multifunctional oxoglutarate decarboxylase/oxoglutarate dehydrogenase thiamine pyrophosphate-binding subunit/dihydrolipoyllysine-residue succinyltransferase subunit gives MPESPRDRSSDTSVDTATAPGTDFGANEWLVEEMYEAYQRDPSSVDPAWHEYFANQGATNGASTATAGSSRSPGAKPAARATAPEQGGDAAEAPVASGVPAAERKPSSSSSDAAAQGDSRTKVEAKAQKQTTQRNEKAATSASRPATPPVSKQPEKHEEPEADKEPEVTVLRGAPARTAKNMDISLSVPTATSVRNIPVKLLIDNRTVINNHLARARGGKVSFTHLIGFALVRALAGMPEMNASYDEIDGKPHLVTPAHVNLGLAIDQQKSDGTRQLLVPSIKAAESMDFAQFWTAYEDVVRKARNNKLTVADFQGTSVSLTNPGTIGTSHSVPRLMKGQGTIIGVGSMDYPPEFQGASEETLTRNAVSKIMTLTSTYDHRVIQGAQSGEFLRRIHQLLIGEEGFYDDIFRSLRIPYEPIRWAADISTNHDDEISKQARILELIHAYRVRGHIMADTDPLEYRQRSHPDLEVETHGLTLWDLDREFATGSFGGNNRPFMKLRDILGTLRDSYCRTVGIEYMHIQDPEQRRWIQERVERPHQKPPREEQLRILLKLNQAEAFETFLQTKFVGQKRFSLEGGETTIPLIDEICEAAAEESLDEVCIGMAHRGRLNVLANIVGKSYGQIFREFEGNIDPRTVQGSGDVKYHLGAEGEFASGKGDTVKVSVAANPSHLEAVDPVLEGIARAKQDVLNRGAEYPVLPLLIHGDAAFAGQGVVAETLNLSQLRGYRTGGTIHVIVNNQVGFTTSPASSRSSLYSTDVARMVQAPIFHVNGDDPEACIRVARLAFEYRQAFNKDVVIDLVCYRRRGHNEGDDPSYTQPLMYDLIEQKRSVRKLYTESLIGRGDITIEEAEQVLRDYQQQLERVFTEVREATSGPEEWMTVPDYPEKSGALEPPTAITQETLKRIADAYTSPPEGFVVHPKVQPQLQRRAAAIVDGPIDWGTGEILAFGSLLMDGRPVRLAGQDSRRGTFVQRFATIIDRTNADEWTPLANLTEDQAQFYVYDSLLSEYAALGFEYGYSVARPEALVLWEAQFGDFVNGAQTIIDEFITSGETKWGQQSGVVLLLPHGYEGQGPDHSSARIERFLTMAAEEAFVVAQPSTPASYFHLLRKHSLSEQHRPLIVFTPKSMLKRKEAASQPSDFTGDTVFRPVIGDGMVDPESVRKVLLCSGRVTWDLMVERAKREADKPSTGIVRLEQLYPRPLEEIKAELSRFPNLQEVRWVQDEPANMGPWPHMALHLTGELDVPFYRVSRPESTSPAVGQQSRHVEEQKALLAQAFS, from the coding sequence GTGCCCGAGTCACCCCGTGACCGCTCCTCTGACACCTCCGTAGACACCGCGACCGCCCCGGGCACCGACTTCGGTGCCAACGAGTGGCTGGTCGAGGAGATGTACGAGGCCTACCAACGGGATCCGTCCAGTGTCGATCCCGCGTGGCACGAGTACTTCGCGAACCAGGGCGCGACCAACGGCGCGTCCACCGCCACCGCCGGCTCGAGCCGGTCCCCCGGCGCGAAGCCGGCGGCACGCGCCACGGCCCCCGAGCAGGGCGGCGACGCCGCCGAGGCCCCGGTCGCCTCCGGCGTCCCGGCCGCCGAGCGCAAGCCCTCGTCGTCCTCCTCCGACGCGGCCGCCCAGGGCGACTCGCGCACGAAGGTCGAGGCCAAGGCGCAGAAGCAGACCACCCAGCGCAACGAGAAGGCCGCGACGTCGGCCTCGCGACCCGCTACCCCGCCGGTCTCCAAGCAGCCCGAGAAGCACGAGGAGCCCGAGGCCGACAAGGAGCCCGAGGTCACCGTCCTTCGCGGTGCGCCGGCGCGCACCGCGAAGAACATGGACATCAGCCTGTCCGTGCCGACCGCGACCAGCGTGCGCAACATCCCGGTCAAGCTCCTCATCGACAACCGCACGGTGATCAACAACCACCTGGCGCGCGCACGCGGCGGCAAGGTGTCGTTCACCCACCTCATCGGCTTCGCGCTGGTGCGGGCGCTCGCCGGCATGCCGGAGATGAACGCGTCGTACGACGAGATCGACGGCAAGCCGCACCTGGTCACGCCTGCCCACGTCAACCTCGGCCTGGCCATCGACCAGCAGAAGTCCGACGGCACCCGCCAGCTGCTCGTGCCCTCCATCAAGGCAGCGGAGTCGATGGACTTCGCGCAGTTCTGGACCGCCTACGAGGACGTCGTCCGCAAGGCGCGCAACAACAAGCTCACCGTCGCCGACTTCCAGGGCACCTCCGTCAGCCTCACCAACCCCGGCACCATCGGCACCAGCCACTCGGTGCCGCGGTTGATGAAGGGCCAGGGCACGATCATCGGCGTCGGCTCGATGGACTACCCGCCGGAGTTCCAGGGCGCCTCCGAGGAGACCCTCACCCGCAACGCGGTCAGCAAGATCATGACGCTGACCTCGACCTACGACCACCGGGTCATCCAGGGCGCGCAGTCGGGCGAGTTCCTCCGTCGCATCCACCAGCTGCTCATCGGCGAGGAGGGTTTCTACGACGACATCTTCCGGTCGCTGCGGATCCCCTACGAGCCGATCCGCTGGGCTGCTGACATCTCGACCAACCACGACGACGAGATCAGCAAGCAGGCGCGCATCCTCGAGCTGATCCACGCCTACCGCGTGCGCGGCCACATCATGGCCGACACCGACCCCCTCGAGTACCGCCAGCGCAGCCACCCCGATCTCGAGGTGGAGACGCACGGGCTGACCCTGTGGGACCTCGACCGCGAGTTCGCGACCGGGTCCTTCGGCGGCAACAACCGCCCGTTCATGAAGCTGCGCGACATCCTGGGGACGCTGCGCGACTCCTACTGCCGCACGGTCGGCATCGAGTACATGCACATCCAGGACCCCGAGCAGCGCCGGTGGATCCAGGAGCGCGTGGAGCGGCCGCACCAGAAGCCGCCGCGCGAGGAGCAGCTGCGCATCCTGCTCAAGCTCAACCAGGCCGAAGCCTTCGAGACCTTCCTGCAGACGAAGTTCGTCGGGCAGAAGCGGTTCAGCCTCGAGGGCGGCGAGACCACGATCCCGCTGATCGACGAGATCTGCGAGGCGGCCGCGGAGGAGTCGCTCGACGAGGTGTGCATCGGCATGGCACACCGCGGTCGGCTCAACGTGCTAGCCAACATCGTCGGCAAGAGCTACGGCCAGATCTTCCGCGAGTTCGAGGGCAACATCGACCCCCGCACCGTGCAGGGCTCCGGCGACGTGAAGTACCACCTCGGCGCCGAGGGCGAGTTCGCCTCCGGCAAGGGCGACACCGTCAAGGTGTCCGTCGCCGCGAACCCGTCCCACCTGGAGGCTGTGGACCCCGTCCTGGAGGGCATCGCCCGCGCCAAGCAGGACGTGCTCAACCGCGGTGCCGAGTACCCGGTCCTCCCCCTGCTGATCCACGGCGACGCGGCGTTCGCCGGGCAGGGCGTCGTGGCCGAGACGCTCAACCTGTCGCAGCTGCGGGGTTACCGCACCGGCGGCACGATCCACGTCATCGTCAACAACCAGGTCGGCTTCACCACCTCGCCGGCCTCCTCGCGCTCGTCGTTGTATTCCACCGACGTCGCACGGATGGTCCAGGCGCCGATCTTCCACGTCAACGGCGACGACCCCGAGGCGTGCATCCGCGTCGCCCGGCTGGCCTTCGAGTACCGCCAGGCGTTCAACAAGGACGTCGTCATCGACCTGGTCTGCTACCGCCGCCGCGGTCACAACGAGGGTGACGACCCGAGCTACACCCAGCCGCTGATGTACGACCTCATCGAGCAGAAGCGCTCCGTGCGCAAGCTCTACACGGAGTCCCTCATCGGTCGTGGCGACATCACCATCGAGGAGGCCGAGCAGGTCCTGCGGGACTACCAGCAGCAGCTGGAGCGGGTCTTCACCGAGGTGCGCGAGGCGACCAGCGGGCCGGAAGAGTGGATGACGGTCCCGGACTACCCGGAGAAGTCCGGCGCGCTCGAGCCCCCCACGGCGATCACCCAGGAGACCCTCAAGCGGATCGCGGACGCCTACACCTCTCCGCCGGAGGGCTTCGTCGTCCACCCGAAGGTGCAGCCGCAGCTGCAGCGCCGGGCCGCGGCGATCGTCGACGGCCCGATCGACTGGGGCACCGGCGAGATCCTCGCGTTCGGCTCGCTGCTCATGGACGGTCGTCCGGTGCGCCTGGCCGGTCAGGACTCCCGCCGCGGCACCTTCGTGCAGCGCTTCGCGACGATCATCGACCGCACCAACGCCGACGAGTGGACCCCGCTGGCCAACCTCACCGAGGACCAGGCGCAGTTCTACGTCTACGACTCGCTGCTCTCGGAGTACGCCGCGCTCGGCTTCGAGTACGGCTACTCGGTGGCCCGCCCCGAGGCGCTGGTCCTGTGGGAGGCCCAGTTCGGCGACTTCGTCAACGGTGCGCAGACCATCATCGACGAGTTCATCACCTCGGGTGAGACCAAGTGGGGCCAGCAGTCGGGCGTCGTCCTGCTGCTCCCCCACGGCTACGAGGGCCAGGGACCGGACCACTCGTCCGCCCGCATCGAGCGCTTCTTGACGATGGCGGCCGAGGAGGCCTTCGTCGTCGCGCAGCCCTCGACCCCGGCCAGCTACTTCCACCTGCTGCGCAAGCACTCGCTCAGCGAGCAGCACCGCCCGCTGATCGTCTTCACGCCGAAGTCGATGCTCAAGCGCAAGGAGGCGGCCTCCCAGCCGTCGGACTTCACCGGCGACACGGTCTTCCGCCCGGTCATCGGCGACGGCATGGTCGACCCGGAGTCCGTGCGCAAGGTGCTGCTGTGCAGCGGTCGCGTGACGTGGGACCTGATGGTCGAGCGCGCCAAGCGCGAGGCCGACAAGCCGTCGACCGGCATCGTGCGGCTGGAGCAGCTCTACCCGCGTCCGCTGGAGGAGATCAAGGCGGAGCTCTCCCGCTTCCCCAACCTCCAGGAGGTCCGCTGGGTGCAGGACGAGCCGGCCAACATGGGCCCGTGGCCGCACATGGCCCTGCACCTCACCGGCGAGCTGGACGTGCCGTTCTACCGGGTCTCGCGTCCGGAGTCGACGTCTCCTGCGGTGGGCCAGCAGTCGCGCCACGTCGAGGAGCAGAAGGCGCTGCTCGCGCAGGCCTTCTCCTGA
- a CDS encoding DUF6104 family protein, producing MYFTDRGIEELERRRGDEEVTLAWLAERLVEFVDLHPDFEVPVERLATWLARLDDPED from the coding sequence GTGTACTTCACCGATCGCGGGATCGAGGAGCTCGAGCGACGCCGGGGTGACGAGGAGGTCACCCTGGCGTGGCTCGCCGAGCGGCTGGTCGAGTTCGTCGACCTGCACCCCGACTTCGAGGTGCCGGTCGAGCGGCTCGCGACCTGGCTCGCCCGGTTGGACGACCCCGAGGACTAG
- a CDS encoding SDR family oxidoreductase: MAIYLLTGAGSGIGAALATVLHERGDELVLLARSGERAEELSSRYPGARALVADLAEADAVAGLAADLPARLDGVVHSAGVVELGDVEGQDLGAWRHTLEVNLLAPVALTRVALPALRAGAGRVVLVNSGQGLGAAPGWASYAASKHGLKAFADSLRQEEKAHGVQVISVYPGRTATPMQEQVHAHEGAPYDARAWTRPESVAATIVHALDIGADAALTDITVRPGR; encoded by the coding sequence ATGGCCATCTACCTGCTCACCGGTGCCGGCTCGGGCATCGGCGCCGCACTGGCCACGGTCCTCCACGAGCGCGGCGACGAGCTCGTCCTTCTCGCCCGCTCCGGCGAGCGCGCCGAGGAGCTGAGCTCCCGCTACCCCGGGGCCCGGGCACTCGTGGCCGACCTCGCCGAGGCCGACGCCGTCGCCGGGCTCGCCGCCGACCTGCCCGCGCGCCTCGACGGCGTGGTCCACTCCGCCGGTGTGGTGGAGCTGGGGGACGTCGAGGGCCAGGACCTCGGGGCGTGGCGACACACGTTGGAGGTCAACCTCCTGGCCCCGGTCGCCCTGACCCGCGTCGCGCTACCCGCCCTGCGTGCGGGGGCCGGTCGGGTGGTGCTCGTCAACTCCGGCCAGGGCCTCGGCGCGGCGCCGGGCTGGGCGTCGTACGCCGCCTCCAAGCACGGCCTGAAGGCCTTCGCGGACTCACTGCGCCAGGAGGAGAAGGCCCACGGCGTCCAGGTGATCAGTGTCTATCCCGGACGCACGGCGACGCCGATGCAGGAGCAGGTGCACGCGCACGAGGGAGCGCCGTACGACGCGCGTGCCTGGACCCGGCCGGAGTCGGTGGCCGCGACGATCGTGCACGCGCTCGACATCGGCGCCGACGCGGCGCTCACCGACATCACGGTGCGCCCGGGCCGCTAG
- a CDS encoding zinc-binding dehydrogenase, which translates to MFAVYASTFSSDDPLSGLVLGDLPEPELPDGWVRVRLKAASLNHHDLWSLRGVGLREEALPMILGCDAAGIDEDGNEVVVHAVISSPDWTGDETLDPSRSLLSEKHPGTFAETVMVPRRNVVPKPQSLSFEEAACLPTAWLTAYRMLFTQGGLKAGDTVLVQGAGGGVATALIVLGRAAGLRVLATSRDEAKRSRALEIGAHEVFESGARLPVKVDAVMETVGRATWSHSIRSLRPGGSLVISGTTSGPKLDDAELTRIFFLQLRVQGSTMGTRSELASLVSLLDATGSRPLIDRTLPLSEARDGFAAMAQGDVFGKIVFTL; encoded by the coding sequence ATGTTCGCCGTCTACGCCTCCACGTTCTCCTCCGACGACCCGTTGTCCGGGCTGGTCCTGGGCGACCTCCCCGAGCCCGAGCTGCCCGACGGGTGGGTGCGGGTCCGCCTGAAGGCGGCCTCGCTCAACCACCACGACCTGTGGTCGCTGCGGGGCGTCGGACTGCGCGAGGAGGCCCTGCCGATGATCCTCGGCTGTGACGCCGCGGGCATCGACGAGGACGGCAACGAGGTCGTCGTGCACGCGGTCATCAGCTCTCCGGACTGGACCGGCGACGAGACGCTGGACCCGTCGCGCTCGCTGCTCAGCGAGAAGCACCCCGGCACATTCGCCGAGACCGTGATGGTGCCGCGCCGCAACGTGGTCCCGAAGCCGCAGTCGCTGTCGTTCGAGGAGGCCGCCTGCCTGCCGACGGCGTGGCTGACCGCCTACCGGATGCTGTTCACCCAGGGCGGGCTCAAGGCCGGCGACACCGTGCTCGTGCAGGGTGCGGGCGGGGGAGTGGCCACCGCGCTGATCGTCCTGGGACGCGCTGCCGGCCTGCGAGTCCTGGCGACGAGCCGGGACGAGGCGAAGCGCTCGCGCGCCCTGGAGATCGGCGCCCATGAGGTCTTCGAGTCCGGCGCCCGGCTCCCGGTCAAGGTCGACGCCGTGATGGAGACCGTCGGCCGCGCGACCTGGTCGCACTCGATCCGCTCCCTGCGTCCCGGCGGGTCCCTGGTGATCTCGGGGACCACGTCGGGCCCGAAGCTCGACGACGCCGAGCTCACGCGGATCTTCTTCCTCCAACTGCGGGTGCAGGGCTCCACCATGGGCACCCGCAGCGAGCTCGCATCGCTGGTCAGCCTCCTCGACGCCACCGGCAGCCGTCCCCTCATCGACCGCACGCTGCCGCTGAGCGAGGCGCGCGACGGCTTCGCCGCGATGGCGCAGGGTGACGTGTTCGGCAAGATCGTCTTCACCCTCTGA